The region AGGCGATGGTGAATGGAAAAGCGAACCATGGTATTTCCGACACGGTCGGACGGAGGTTCTGACTTATATTATTGGAACCCCAAAATATTGGAAACAGTCTTCCATCATTGATAAAAAGGCCGTTACAATTTATCGCGAAACAATATTGGTAGAAATTTCAGGAACGAAAGCCTATCGTGATGATGAATATTTCTTTAGCAATAGTAAAAAGCTTTTGAAGCAGGTAACTACCTATAGATCCGTTAAGTCGGAGGCCATAATACGGCGTGTAACTTTTTCATCGGAGTACGATTCGACTATAAAGGTCGTGGCGCCGATCAAGTAGGCGACGGATCGGGCAATAATAATTTGAATTAGTCTTAGCCTGCGGAGCGGGCGGGATATTTGTGGCCTCACGTGACACTTGGCTGAACTTGGGGTTATGTTATTTGCGGCTACGGAGCGTTTGGAACACGCGGCATAAACGGAACAATGAAAACATATCGAAAAGGCGCTGTGGGCGCGATGATGGATGAGTATGAGCGGGCGGCGGCGGAGTTTCGCTCGATAATAGAGAGGCTGACGGAAGAACAATACACGCGAGTCGTCGATCCTGACACTAAGGATGCGAATTGCCGTTCGGTGCAGACGGTGATGTCGCATGTTGTTGCGGCGGGTTATGGTTATGCGGATTATATTCGCGATGCGTTCTCGATGGAGAAAACGTCGCCGAAGAAGCGGCAGCTTGCACAGGCAGAGTCGCTTAAGGAATTTGATTCGATGCTGGAATATACGGTTGCGACTTTAGCTGACAAATGGGAAATGTCGGAAAGGCGAATAACGGCAGTTTCGATGACGGTTCGCTGGGGCCCGACATATGATCTGGAACAACTACTGGAACACGCTATTGTTCATATTCTGAGACATCGGCGGCAGATCGATAAATGGGGATTTAATGCAGAAGCCCGAACGTGAATGAGGGCTTAACACCCAGCATTTCATGTTAAGCCCTTGCCAACGCGCGGGCTTCTGCAAATATTGTCTGATTTGATGTATAATCACTTACACTAGGAGTACATTAATGTTTATATCGAAACAAATCACTAAAAAGGCACTAGCCGTCTTTTTCTGTCTTGCAGTTTTTACCGTTATGGGCAGCAGCGCCTTTACCGAACGAGCGGACCACTGGATCAGTGTGGACGCATCAGAGCTTAGTGCTGTCGCCGCATCCGTAAAGGTAGCTGACGGTAGACAACCGCTTAGCGACCGAGCCGCGCGAGTCTTGAATGGTGTAGCGATACTGCGGCTCGATGATCAGGAGATGGAAGACCTGTCACGCTCGATGCATGACATCTTTCACAAGTGCGGCGGTTTTGTTTTGCATTCAAGCGAAGCAGATGCACTCGCCTGGGTCGAGCGTATGACTACTGCTGATCAACTTGCGCCATCCGTCGTTTACTCGATAGACAATCAGGCGGCTGTAAATATATTGCACTCCTCAGCTCGTGAACTCGACAACAGACAGGTGATAACGGATCTTTCGGCATTCCCCAATCGCCGCTACAATCAGCCAAGCGGACTCGAATCTGCAAACTGGATAAAGAACAAATGGACACAACTGGCAGCTGTAAGGGGAAACAATCTGACGACGGTAGAGTTTTATACTCACGATCCCAGCGTGTCGCCGCAGCCCTCGGTCGTACTGACCATTCGCGGAGCTACTTTGCCGGATGAGGTTGTCGTTGTCGGTGCACATCAGGATTCGATCAACGGCAGCGGCTCAACCCAACCCGCACCCGGAGCCGATGATGACGCGTCTGGCATCGCCTGCATGACAGAGATGATCCGCGTGATGATGTCTAAGAGTTTCCGCCCCGCCAGAACAGTCAAGTTTATTGCGTACGCAGCCGAAGAGGTCGGGCTTCGAGGTTCGAATGCAATAGCCACTGCTTTTCGGACCGCGAATACAAATGTTGTGGGCGTTTTGCAGCTCGATATGACCAATTACAAAGGCAGCCAAGGAGTGGATTTCGCGATAATCACCGATTACACCAATGCCGCTCAAAATCAGTTTCTCCGTGACCTGATCGCCACATATCAACCAACACTGAATGTGGTCAATTCTTCCTGCGGCTATGCCTGCTCGGATCACGCGTCGTGGCACAACAAGAGCTATCCGGCTTCGTTCCCGTTTGAAGCTCCGCTAGGAAATGATAACCCTTGGATTCACACCTCGACCGACACCATCTCACGAAGCAATAACAATGCCGATCACGCTCTGAAATTCACAAAACTTGGCCTTTCATATGTCGCCGAGTTGGCAAAGGGATGCATTTCCCCGCGAGTGCAGTGCAGTTCCATAATCCCCGAACGACCTTCGAAACCAGAACTTAAACTGACAAGTGCTACTCGCGGAATGTCGGGTTCGGTGTTTCTGGATGCGATGTCGTTTTAGTTTCTTTGACTTTCGCTACGAAATAGCTAGTTAGCAAACCCGTAAGTAACTAAGGGCGGAACACTCAATTATGAGTTTTCCGCCCTAACTAATGTGCGGCTTACAAAATATATATTAAAACGCAGAGTCGATCGGTGACTACGATTGCAACTGCCCCGCCGCTGATTCCCATTCCTCATAAAGTGATTTTATCCGGGCTTCAGTTTCGGAAAGTTTTGTCGTGGCTTCGGCGAGTTTGGCGTAATCCGAGGCTATCTTGGGGTTAGACATGTCCTCTGTAAGTTTGGCGGCCTCGGATTCAAGGATCGGGATCTGAGATTCGATCTGCTTGATCCGTTTTTCTAGTTGGTTGATCTGATTTTTTGAGAGAGGATCGGTCTTAGGTTTTTGCTCCTTGGTCTTGGGCGTCTCTCTGAACCCAGGAGCTATCGCTCCAGGTTCTGACTGCTGCGTAGCCTCTGGTCTCTTATCGCCCGTCTCTTGTCTAATATCTGCAGTCTTCCAGTCGTGGAACTCGGTGTAGTTGCCGTCGTAGTTTAGGACGGTGCCGTCTGATTCGAACGAGAGCATCTGGTTGGCGATCTTATCGAGGAAAAAGCGGTCGTGGCTGACGGCGATGATCGTGCCGTCGTATTCTTCGAGAGCGTTCTCGAGCGATTCACGCGAAGGAATATCGAGGTGATTGGTCGGCTCGTCGAGCACCAGAACGTTCTTTTGCGAATAGATAAGTTTCGCAAGCGCGAGCCTTCCCTTTTCGCCGCCGGAAAGGGCCGAGACCGGTTTGAAAACGTCTTCGCCCATAAAGAGGAACTTAGCAAGAAACCCACGCAGCGTGCCATTGTCCGCCGTAGGTGCGACGCGTCTTAGCTCTTGTATCACTTCATTGCGAGGCTCCAAACCTTCGAGATTCTGAGAATAGTAGCCGATGTTGACCTTTGTTCCCCAATGTATCTTGCCGCCGAGCTCGCGGATATTTCCGAGGATCGTCTTTACGAGTGTTGTCTTGCCGGTTCCGTTGCCGCCAATGATTCCGAGAGCGTCGCCGCGATGAAGTGAGAAATTCAGCTTGTTCGCGAGCACTTTCTTGTCGTAACCGATCGTTAGATCTTCTGCGGTAAGGACATTGTTGCCAGTTCGCTGAACCTGACGGAGCCCAAAATTACCGCCGGACTTTTCACTGGTGACGGCTTCGATACGCTCCATTCTCGCGAGCAGAGTGCGACGTGATTTTGCCTGCTTTGTCTTTTGGCCCTCGAGATTGCGGCGGATGAATTCCTGCGTCTTGTTGATCAACTGCTGCTGATTTTCGTATTCTCGTATCTGCTGTTCACGACGCAGTTCGCGCTCTTCAAGATATTTCGAATAATTGCCTTTGTAAGTGACTGCGATTCCGCGATCCATTTCGACTACACGATTCGTCGTACGATCAAGGAAATAACGATCGTGGCTGATAACGACGTAGGTCTTTTCGTAAGTTTGCAAAAACTCCTCTAGCCATTCGACAGCCTCAACATCCAGATGGTTTGTCGGCTCATCCAGCAGCATAACGTCGGCGTTTGACAGCAGCAGCCGCACCATCCCAAGCCTATTCTTCTGACCGCCGGAAAGAGTCCGCACATCATCGGACCACTTTTCAGGCGAGAAGCCCATACCAAGCAAAACAGCCTCAGCTTTCGCGGCGTAGGAAAAACCATCGGCCTGTTCGAATGCCGTTTGAAGATCGGCATACTTATGAAGAACCGCTTCCGAGTGATCGGTCTCCATCGTTTTTTCGAGACGTCGCATTTCAGCCTCGATGTCGTGTATTTCTTTAAAGGCCGAAAGAGCGGCGGTATGAACGGTTTCGGCTTCACCAAAATCAACATGCTGGTCGAGCAGGCCAAGCTTAAGGCCGTTCATTTTGATTACTTCGCCTTCGTCAGGACTTTCCTGTGCGGTTATGATGCGAAATACCGTCGTCTTTCCCGCGCCGTTACGGCCGACAAGTCCAACTTTTTCCGACGGATTGACCTGGAACGAGACGCCCTTAAGGATCTCTGTCCCGCCGTAGGATTTCCATATATCTGAAAGTCTGAAGAGCATAAAAGAAGTAATCGGTTGTCAGCGGCCGGTGGTCAGTAAAACACTGATGACCCCAACTTTTGACAACCGACTATCGATCATCGAAAAAAAACTATTTTGTCTTGTTCGTAGCCTCAGGCTTTTTAGCCTCGGCTGGCTTGTCCGCCGGCTTTGCATTTGCTTCGGGTTTTGTCGAAGTATTTGCATTAGCCGCAGCCATTGTGTTTGTTGACGTATTCGAATTCGTAGCACCAGAGGTGTTTGCATTAACCGCACCTGCGGGCCGAGTGCCGCTCAATTCATTTGGATTATCTACAACCTTTTTGGCGAGATAGTTCTCGATCTTGGCCTCGTTCATAGCAATTGCCTGATATGAAGCGGCGAGAAGTTGCTTGCGGTTATCCACTAGAAGTTTGTTGATCTGTGGGCGAACGTCCGGACTATCAAGTGTTAAGTTTTCTTCTTTTTCGACCCTCTCTTGAAGCTTAAAAATGTAACCCTTTCCATTGACAGGCACCATATTTGTCACCTGGCCAATGTTAAACTGCGGGTTCATAAAAGCCGCCGCAATGTTCGCACCAAAATTCTGCTTCAACTCTTCTTCACTAATATAGCCAAGATCACCGCCCTGTAATTTGCTGGGATCTTCACTGAACTCTCGTGCAAGGGCCGCGAAGTCGCTGGCAGGCTGCTGCACCTTCGCAAGCACCTCTTTAACTTTCTGACTCGCTTCAACCTCATTTCTTGTCATGTCGCCTTCACCGCCATCCGACGGATCAATGACGATTGCCGCAAGTCGAACACCGCGCTTTCGAACGAAAAGATCAGGATTGCTTTTAAAGAAGTCTGCGATCTCCTGATCTTTAGGCGTTTCGATCCTGCTCGTGACTTTATCGACCAGTTTCTGGATAGCAAGAGCTCTCTTGGCAGAATCGCGAAATGATTTGTCATCGAGTCCAGCCTGTTTCATCTGCTTATCAAATTCTTCGACGGATAAACGGCTGTCAACCTTTCGTTTGTTGATCTCACCGGTAACATCCTCTTCGGATGGAACCATATTTTCTTTTTCCGCCTTTTGATACATCACTTCTTGTTCAACAAGGCCCTGTAAGACTTGAAGTCTCGCAGCGGCCAATTCGAGTGGCGATAACTTGCTTTCCTGGCCTTGAGATTGCTGTTTTACGGCACGGTCAACCTCCTGCATGGTGATGACCTTCCCATTTACTTTGGCAGCGGTTTCATTCGAATCGACAGAGCCGCCGCCCGAAGTATTTGCCACAGGCACACTGCATGCCCCTAATATAGCAGCGAAAACCGCAGTTAAGGACATGGCGAGAATTTGTTTTTTATTAGGTTGCACGATTGCGTTTACAATTTTCATCTTATTCATCTGTTATTCGTAACTTGACTAACCTTTAGGTTTTTTGTTATAAATCTTGTTTCGAGTTTTTCAGAACTCTTATTTTCTCGCATTTCATCGAGAGGCAATATAAATATGGCAAAACGCTGCGACATCTGTGGGAAAGGCCCGCAATTTGGAAATAATGTATCACACGCTAACAATAAAACGCGAAGGCGATTCAACCCGAATCTTCAGCCGGTCCGCGTTCAGATTCCCGGCGGCGGCAACGGACGCATCAAAGCATGTACACGCTGCATAAAATCGGGAAAAGTTGTCAAAGCTGCTTAGATCTATTTGAGACACAGCTAACTGTTTTAGTTGCCAAACGCCGGATTAAGGAGTTTGGCTTTTCTTTCGTTTAGACTAAACAACCGCAATACACTCGATCTCTACCTTTGCATCGCGTGGCAGTCTTGCCGCTTGAACCGTCGCTCTCGCCGGCTTATTAGTACTAAAAAAACGGCCGTAAACTTCATTCATCTCAACGAAATCATTCATATCGGCAAGAAACACAGTTGTCTTGACGACATTATCCAAACTTGTTCCGGCAGCCTTTAAGACCTCGTTCAGATTGACCAGCACCTGTTCCGTCTGTTCACTGACGACTTGCGACACAAATTCTCCGGTCTTCGGATCGATCGGTATCTGGCCTGAACAAAATACCATTCCGCCAGCCTTAATAGCTTGTGAATAAGGGCCGATCGCTCCCGGCGCATTTTCCGTGGTTACTATCTCTTTCATGAAAATAATTCCGCTCCACAACTCAAGCAAAAGGCGAATTCTAACAAATTAGGATGGAAAAGGAAAGCAGGCGGGCTTTTATTGGGTGATCAATCACGCATTGACGCGTTCAACAGCGATAACACCCGGAACGTGTTCGATGGCTCCGACGACCTTGTCGAGATGCTTTTTATCAAAGACCTCTACCGTGACCTCGATGAGACCGATGTCATCCTTAGAAACATTGGCGCGAGCGTCGCGTATGCCGGTTTTTATGTCCGCAATTGCATTAGTGATTCCGGCGAGCATGCCGGTACGGTTTTCTGTGGTTGCAAGCAGTTGAACCGATTGTATCTCACCTATATCTGTTTCCTTCGCCCATTCCACCTCAACAATGCGGTCTTTGTTCACCATCAATTGGGACATATTTTTGCACCGTTTGTTGTGGACGACGATTCCCTTTTCCAGTGAAATGTACCCGATGATCTCTTCGCCACGTAGCGGATTACAGCATTTCGCACGATTGATAAGAAGGTTATCGATGCCCCTAACAATGATTGCATCCTCACCGAGCCCGATGAACTTGCGGACTGCCTTCATGCCCGACTTCAGCCGCGTCTCTTTCTTTTTGTCGGGATCAAGCTCATTGAATTTCTCCGCACCGAGAAATTTTCCGAGTACGTTGCGAGGCAGAGTCTTTCCATAGCCGACCGACGCAAAAAGATCATCCGGACGGCCCAATCCATATTCATTGGCAATACGCTTGAGTTCGTTTTCGTTATTGAGAAACTTCTTCGACGGAACCCGAAATCTCTCAGCCTCTTTTTCGAGAAGTTTCCGGCCGATATCTATCGACTCGGTACGTTGTTCCTGCGATATCCAATGACGTATACGGTTCCGAGCTCGCGAAGTCACAGTGTGGTTTAGCCAATCGCCGGAAGGTTTCGAATGCTGTGTCGTAAGTATCTCAACAACATCACCATTTTGAAGTTCGCTGCGAAGAGGGATGATACGTCCGTTTATTTTTGCACCAGTGCAAGTGTCCCCGACCACCGAGTGAATTGCATAGGCAAAATCAATAGGCGTTGCTCCGCGTGGAAGCTGGATGACCTTGCCCATTGGCGTAAAAGCATAAACATCCTTTGGAAAAAGATCGAGTTTGAGTGTTTCGATAAAATCCGCCGAATCTTCGTTCTCATTCGTATTTTCGACTAGCGGCAGTAACAACTTTTCAACCGTTTTTCTTAGTTCATCAAGACCTTCGTCTTCTTCTTTCTTGCCGAGAGTACTTTCCTTGTATTTCCAATGGGCCGCAACACCTTCCTCCGCTACGTGGTGCATCTC is a window of Chloracidobacterium sp. DNA encoding:
- a CDS encoding M20/M25/M40 family metallo-hydrolase, coding for MFISKQITKKALAVFFCLAVFTVMGSSAFTERADHWISVDASELSAVAASVKVADGRQPLSDRAARVLNGVAILRLDDQEMEDLSRSMHDIFHKCGGFVLHSSEADALAWVERMTTADQLAPSVVYSIDNQAAVNILHSSARELDNRQVITDLSAFPNRRYNQPSGLESANWIKNKWTQLAAVRGNNLTTVEFYTHDPSVSPQPSVVLTIRGATLPDEVVVVGAHQDSINGSGSTQPAPGADDDASGIACMTEMIRVMMSKSFRPARTVKFIAYAAEEVGLRGSNAIATAFRTANTNVVGVLQLDMTNYKGSQGVDFAIITDYTNAAQNQFLRDLIATYQPTLNVVNSSCGYACSDHASWHNKSYPASFPFEAPLGNDNPWIHTSTDTISRSNNNADHALKFTKLGLSYVAELAKGCISPRVQCSSIIPERPSKPELKLTSATRGMSGSVFLDAMSF
- a CDS encoding bifunctional (p)ppGpp synthetase/guanosine-3',5'-bis(diphosphate) 3'-pyrophosphohydrolase, whose protein sequence is MIRIEDVIATVTENRPGADVDLIRRAYLFSALHHRGQTRASGEPYLVHPLEVAEILASMRLDEVSVSTGLLHDVVEDTLVDLETIRSYFGDEITLLVDGLTKIAHISDLSKEKQQAENVRKMVLAMTTDVRVVLIKLADRLHNMRTMQYLKPEKRERISQETLDIYAPIAHRLGMGKLRGELEDLAFQNLYAEDYKRLSKEVDARRPELEAALEKIKATITEQLTENGVPFVEIEGRVKRLYSLWKKLKKQKIMIEQVYDLIAARIITKNDRKNCYLALSVIHDIWTPVPERFKDWIAIPRDNLYQSLHTSVIGDGGLSFEVQIRTEEMHHVAEEGVAAHWKYKESTLGKKEEDEGLDELRKTVEKLLLPLVENTNENEDSADFIETLKLDLFPKDVYAFTPMGKVIQLPRGATPIDFAYAIHSVVGDTCTGAKINGRIIPLRSELQNGDVVEILTTQHSKPSGDWLNHTVTSRARNRIRHWISQEQRTESIDIGRKLLEKEAERFRVPSKKFLNNENELKRIANEYGLGRPDDLFASVGYGKTLPRNVLGKFLGAEKFNELDPDKKKETRLKSGMKAVRKFIGLGEDAIIVRGIDNLLINRAKCCNPLRGEEIIGYISLEKGIVVHNKRCKNMSQLMVNKDRIVEVEWAKETDIGEIQSVQLLATTENRTGMLAGITNAIADIKTGIRDARANVSKDDIGLIEVTVEVFDKKHLDKVVGAIEHVPGVIAVERVNA
- a CDS encoding DinB family protein, coding for MKTYRKGAVGAMMDEYERAAAEFRSIIERLTEEQYTRVVDPDTKDANCRSVQTVMSHVVAAGYGYADYIRDAFSMEKTSPKKRQLAQAESLKEFDSMLEYTVATLADKWEMSERRITAVSMTVRWGPTYDLEQLLEHAIVHILRHRRQIDKWGFNAEART
- a CDS encoding RidA family protein — protein: MKEIVTTENAPGAIGPYSQAIKAGGMVFCSGQIPIDPKTGEFVSQVVSEQTEQVLVNLNEVLKAAGTSLDNVVKTTVFLADMNDFVEMNEVYGRFFSTNKPARATVQAARLPRDAKVEIECIAVV
- a CDS encoding 50S ribosomal protein L28 → MAKRCDICGKGPQFGNNVSHANNKTRRRFNPNLQPVRVQIPGGGNGRIKACTRCIKSGKVVKAA
- a CDS encoding ABC-F family ATP-binding cassette domain-containing protein, whose translation is MLFRLSDIWKSYGGTEILKGVSFQVNPSEKVGLVGRNGAGKTTVFRIITAQESPDEGEVIKMNGLKLGLLDQHVDFGEAETVHTAALSAFKEIHDIEAEMRRLEKTMETDHSEAVLHKYADLQTAFEQADGFSYAAKAEAVLLGMGFSPEKWSDDVRTLSGGQKNRLGMVRLLLSNADVMLLDEPTNHLDVEAVEWLEEFLQTYEKTYVVISHDRYFLDRTTNRVVEMDRGIAVTYKGNYSKYLEERELRREQQIREYENQQQLINKTQEFIRRNLEGQKTKQAKSRRTLLARMERIEAVTSEKSGGNFGLRQVQRTGNNVLTAEDLTIGYDKKVLANKLNFSLHRGDALGIIGGNGTGKTTLVKTILGNIRELGGKIHWGTKVNIGYYSQNLEGLEPRNEVIQELRRVAPTADNGTLRGFLAKFLFMGEDVFKPVSALSGGEKGRLALAKLIYSQKNVLVLDEPTNHLDIPSRESLENALEEYDGTIIAVSHDRFFLDKIANQMLSFESDGTVLNYDGNYTEFHDWKTADIRQETGDKRPEATQQSEPGAIAPGFRETPKTKEQKPKTDPLSKNQINQLEKRIKQIESQIPILESEAAKLTEDMSNPKIASDYAKLAEATTKLSETEARIKSLYEEWESAAGQLQS
- a CDS encoding SurA N-terminal domain-containing protein; translated protein: MKIVNAIVQPNKKQILAMSLTAVFAAILGACSVPVANTSGGGSVDSNETAAKVNGKVITMQEVDRAVKQQSQGQESKLSPLELAAARLQVLQGLVEQEVMYQKAEKENMVPSEEDVTGEINKRKVDSRLSVEEFDKQMKQAGLDDKSFRDSAKRALAIQKLVDKVTSRIETPKDQEIADFFKSNPDLFVRKRGVRLAAIVIDPSDGGEGDMTRNEVEASQKVKEVLAKVQQPASDFAALAREFSEDPSKLQGGDLGYISEEELKQNFGANIAAAFMNPQFNIGQVTNMVPVNGKGYIFKLQERVEKEENLTLDSPDVRPQINKLLVDNRKQLLAASYQAIAMNEAKIENYLAKKVVDNPNELSGTRPAGAVNANTSGATNSNTSTNTMAAANANTSTKPEANAKPADKPAEAKKPEATNKTK